The Candidatus Methylomirabilota bacterium genome has a segment encoding these proteins:
- a CDS encoding M23 family metallopeptidase has product MAKKFYTVLVLPDASSQIRRFHITKPLFSALTVTAGLIGVAFVFLIYQTVSHTGHLLELRQLRTVSSEQATLLQKFERLDNQMVQLREFDLRLRTAAGLDVKNAESSMVGVGGADTLSSRALMVAALAHQTSPGGSSTKIGVDNLGGELDRLSREMNDRNKSFQGLIQALEAKRSLLASTPTIWPVKGWLTAGFGQRRSPFTGQRQMHEGVDISNSVGTPVIAPADGIVTYTGPLGGFGNVVSVSHGNKISTFYAHLQQQKVSQGQQVRRGDVIGLVGATGRVTGPHLHYEIQVNDVPVDPTKYVIDPETVKYLGSGESAE; this is encoded by the coding sequence ATGGCGAAGAAGTTTTATACGGTCCTTGTCCTTCCCGATGCCAGTTCTCAGATTCGAAGGTTTCACATTACAAAACCCCTCTTTAGCGCGCTTACTGTCACCGCAGGCCTCATTGGCGTGGCCTTTGTATTTCTTATCTATCAGACGGTAAGCCACACCGGTCACTTACTGGAACTCCGTCAGCTTCGAACAGTATCGAGCGAACAGGCCACCCTGTTGCAGAAGTTTGAACGTCTCGACAATCAAATGGTCCAGCTCCGAGAGTTCGACCTCCGGTTACGGACGGCAGCCGGGCTGGACGTGAAGAATGCGGAGAGTTCGATGGTTGGCGTGGGCGGGGCGGACACCTTAAGTTCGCGCGCTCTAATGGTGGCGGCTCTCGCTCATCAGACCTCACCTGGCGGCTCGTCGACAAAGATCGGGGTTGATAACCTCGGCGGTGAGCTCGATCGCTTAAGCCGTGAGATGAATGATCGCAACAAGAGCTTTCAGGGTCTAATCCAGGCGCTTGAAGCAAAGCGGAGCCTCCTGGCCTCCACCCCGACGATCTGGCCGGTCAAAGGGTGGCTCACGGCCGGGTTCGGGCAGCGCCGCTCCCCCTTCACCGGGCAACGACAGATGCATGAAGGCGTCGATATCTCGAACAGCGTCGGGACGCCGGTCATCGCCCCGGCCGACGGGATCGTCACGTATACGGGACCGCTCGGCGGTTTCGGCAATGTCGTCTCAGTGAGCCACGGCAATAAGATCTCCACCTTCTACGCTCATTTACAACAACAAAAGGTCTCTCAGGGTCAGCAGGTGAGAAGAGGGGACGTGATCGGCTTGGTGGGGGCAACGGGCCGCGTGACCGGGCCTCACCTTCATTATGAGATTCAGGTGAATGATGTGCCTGTTGATCCAACCAAGTATGTCATCGACCCGGAAACCGTAAAATATCTCGGGAGCGGTGAATCGGCCGAGTAG
- the selD gene encoding selenide, water dikinase SelD: protein MMSAQQIRLTSLSHGAGUACKISPADLAQVLGQLPKYSDPRILVGAETSDDAAVYQLDSGRAIVQTVDYITPVVDDPYSCGLIAAANSLSDIYAMGAIPLFALNIIGFPVGSLPLSILGDILRGGADKAREAGAPIIGGHSIDDPEPKYGLVVTGLIDPAKIFKNSTAFIGDDLVLTKPLGIGIVTTAIKRGKASEPTINAAVALMAALNKDASEAMVAVGAHACTDVTGFGLLGHLHEMTAGSEVGARVSLSKVPILPEAWDLIQEGICPGGTKRNYESLQGAIVWNPGIRNEAQLILCDAQTSGGLLIAVPKDRTTALIQRLREHKTPAATLIGEIVEDPNGRIWVTP, encoded by the coding sequence ATGATGAGTGCTCAACAGATTCGACTCACGTCTTTGTCGCATGGGGCGGGCTGAGCGTGCAAGATCAGCCCTGCTGATCTGGCCCAGGTCCTGGGCCAACTGCCGAAATATAGCGATCCTCGAATACTAGTCGGGGCAGAAACCTCCGATGATGCCGCCGTCTACCAACTGGATAGCGGGCGGGCGATCGTCCAGACCGTGGACTACATCACGCCCGTGGTGGACGACCCGTATAGCTGTGGCCTGATCGCCGCCGCCAACTCCCTGAGCGACATCTACGCCATGGGCGCCATACCACTGTTCGCCCTCAATATCATTGGTTTTCCAGTCGGGTCGCTCCCGCTGAGTATCCTGGGGGACATCCTGCGTGGCGGCGCCGACAAGGCCCGCGAGGCCGGGGCCCCGATTATCGGAGGACACAGTATCGACGACCCGGAGCCAAAATATGGGCTCGTCGTGACCGGGCTGATCGATCCTGCGAAGATCTTCAAGAACTCGACCGCCTTCATCGGGGATGATCTGGTGTTGACCAAGCCGCTCGGCATTGGAATCGTCACCACGGCTATCAAGCGCGGCAAAGCCTCGGAACCGACAATTAATGCTGCTGTAGCTCTGATGGCAGCACTGAATAAAGACGCATCGGAGGCTATGGTGGCGGTCGGCGCTCACGCGTGCACAGACGTCACGGGTTTTGGGCTGCTGGGCCACCTCCACGAGATGACGGCGGGCAGCGAGGTTGGTGCACGGGTATCGCTTTCGAAGGTCCCTATTCTCCCTGAGGCCTGGGATCTGATCCAAGAGGGGATCTGTCCCGGCGGGACAAAACGCAACTATGAATCACTGCAAGGGGCCATCGTGTGGAATCCTGGGATTCGCAACGAGGCCCAACTGATCCTGTGCGATGCCCAGACCTCCGGTGGCCTCCTGATCGCGGTGCCGAAGGACAGGACTACGGCCCTGATTCAGCGCCTGCGGGAGCATAAGACACCCGCCGCCACACTCATCGGCGAAATCGTGGAAGATCCGAACGGCCGGATCTGGGTAACGCCATAA
- a CDS encoding phosphatase PAP2 family protein, whose protein sequence is MSVLPWLERLREWDETGFHLINGSLRNRFLDLLMPFVSNKWNFALPAAALLGYVLLFRPKRDRIIAVSAIALILLTDETSQLLKDLFQRIRPCGVLNATACLRVRSFSFPSNHAANMFALATFLSYNYSRSGFVWFLAAALVGYSRIYVGSHYPLDVLGGALWGVLIGMLGAAAVRHLLRIAGVQYASSSGDKKNQSACEPETFQ, encoded by the coding sequence ATGTCTGTTCTACCGTGGCTGGAGAGACTGCGCGAGTGGGATGAAACTGGATTCCACCTGATCAACGGAAGCCTGCGGAACCGGTTCCTCGATCTCCTGATGCCCTTCGTCAGCAATAAATGGAACTTCGCCCTCCCGGCGGCCGCCCTCCTTGGTTACGTATTGCTCTTCCGTCCAAAACGTGATCGCATCATAGCCGTGTCCGCCATCGCTCTGATTCTACTCACCGATGAAACCAGCCAGCTCTTGAAGGATCTGTTCCAACGGATCAGACCATGTGGCGTCCTCAACGCGACTGCCTGCTTGCGTGTCCGTTCATTCTCTTTTCCCTCCAATCACGCCGCCAACATGTTTGCCTTGGCTACGTTTCTCTCTTATAATTACTCGCGATCAGGGTTCGTCTGGTTCCTTGCAGCCGCTCTCGTTGGATATTCCCGAATCTATGTCGGCTCGCATTATCCGCTTGATGTGCTGGGCGGAGCGCTCTGGGGAGTCCTGATCGGAATGCTTGGCGCCGCAGCGGTCCGGCATCTTCTGCGGATTGCAGGAGTCCAGTATGCGAGTTCATCGGGTGACAAAAAGAACCAATCGGCCTGCGAGCCGGAAACCTTCCAGTAA
- a CDS encoding flippase-like domain-containing protein, whose amino-acid sequence MSFVNRSAAKAWRLGLKLIVSAALLALLLSRTDLQALGTLFRSLRVPIFFGSILLYLLAQLLSTVRWRCLLQAEKIHLPFWRLILLYLEGMFFNLMLPTAIGGDLVRGYQISRLTERREASVASILVERLSGFAALAIIACIAIIPAYAYVSDPLIVWLTAGSAAGMIALIASLLSDRLQALFFRLLLGVGLGRFHDQVHRLYEAVQQYWTHRPALLLALGLSLVLQSLVITIFYLISQALNLSVPLRYFFLFIPLISVISMLPISVGGLGLREGSAVYLFTRVGLDSAGALSLSLLWFAVTVLCSGLGGIVFLVGHSQHQMDP is encoded by the coding sequence GTGAGCTTCGTCAATAGGTCCGCGGCCAAGGCTTGGCGGCTTGGACTGAAGCTCATCGTGAGCGCCGCGCTGCTGGCTTTGCTCTTATCCAGGACCGATCTGCAAGCGCTCGGTACCCTCTTCCGCTCCCTGCGCGTCCCGATCTTTTTCGGATCCATTCTCCTCTATCTGCTGGCTCAGTTGCTCAGTACGGTACGCTGGAGGTGTCTGCTTCAGGCTGAGAAGATCCATCTCCCGTTCTGGCGCCTCATCCTGCTGTACTTGGAGGGGATGTTCTTCAACCTGATGCTGCCGACCGCTATCGGCGGCGATCTGGTTCGGGGCTATCAGATCTCACGCCTGACGGAACGGCGTGAGGCATCGGTGGCCTCTATCCTTGTGGAACGGCTCTCCGGCTTTGCCGCGCTGGCCATCATCGCCTGCATCGCCATCATCCCCGCATATGCTTACGTGAGCGACCCGCTTATCGTCTGGTTGACGGCCGGCTCCGCGGCAGGAATGATTGCCCTTATCGCTTCACTGTTGAGTGATCGACTCCAGGCGCTGTTCTTCAGACTGCTGCTTGGCGTGGGTCTTGGGAGGTTTCACGACCAGGTCCATCGGCTATACGAAGCGGTCCAACAGTATTGGACCCACCGACCGGCCCTCCTGCTCGCGCTGGGGCTCTCATTGGTTCTGCAGTCGCTGGTCATCACGATCTTCTACCTGATCTCACAGGCGCTCAACCTGTCCGTCCCTCTCCGCTATTTCTTCCTATTTATCCCGTTGATCAGCGTCATCTCGATGCTGCCAATCTCGGTCGGGGGTCTAGGTCTCCGGGAGGGGAGCGCCGTGTACCTCTTCACCAGGGTCGGCCTGGATTCTGCGGGCGCACTCAGCCTGTCCTTACTCTGGTTCGCTGTCACGGTCCTCTGTAGCGGGTTAGGGGGGATCGTGTTTCTAGTCGGTCACTCGCAGCACCAGATGGACCCTTAA
- a CDS encoding glycosyltransferase family 2 protein, with protein MRTPWLSIVIPFCNEEENVWPLHGEIVEALGGLGQPYEVVAVDDGSTDRTLATLEAIVKDDPRWRVVVLRRNFGQTAALSAGFDHAKGDVIVTLDGDLQNDPADIPRLLELIQDYDVVSGWRAERKDPFLSRRIPSMLANWLISVTTGVKLHDYGCTLKAYRRVVVDNLRLYGELHRFIPAIASWMGVAIAEVKTNHRPRRFGRSKYSILRTVRVLLDLIAVKFLLRFSTSPIQIFGGLGLTVGVCGGGLLLYLAGLKLLAGQPIGGRPLLLLAVLLLILGVQLVGMGLLGEMVARVYHETQRKPIYMVQRTIHGVKTGGDLSELRQ; from the coding sequence ATGCGGACGCCGTGGCTGTCCATTGTCATCCCCTTTTGTAATGAGGAAGAGAACGTCTGGCCCCTCCATGGCGAGATCGTCGAGGCTCTGGGCGGTCTTGGACAGCCCTACGAGGTGGTCGCCGTGGATGATGGCAGCACAGATCGGACGCTGGCCACCCTTGAGGCGATCGTCAAGGACGACCCGAGATGGCGTGTGGTGGTGCTTCGACGGAACTTCGGGCAGACCGCCGCCTTGTCCGCCGGCTTTGACCACGCCAAGGGCGACGTGATCGTGACCCTCGATGGGGATCTTCAGAACGATCCGGCCGATATCCCGAGGCTACTGGAGTTGATCCAGGACTACGATGTCGTCAGTGGCTGGAGGGCCGAACGAAAGGACCCATTCCTCTCCAGGCGGATTCCCTCGATGCTTGCGAACTGGCTCATCTCCGTGACAACCGGCGTAAAGCTTCACGACTATGGATGCACCCTGAAGGCATATCGGCGGGTAGTGGTGGACAATCTCCGGCTGTACGGTGAGTTGCATCGGTTCATTCCCGCCATCGCCAGTTGGATGGGAGTCGCCATCGCCGAGGTCAAGACGAATCACCGTCCCAGGCGATTCGGACGCTCGAAGTACTCCATCCTCAGAACGGTGCGGGTCCTCCTGGACCTGATCGCCGTGAAATTCCTGCTCCGATTCAGCACGTCCCCGATTCAAATCTTCGGCGGGTTAGGGCTGACCGTCGGAGTTTGCGGCGGCGGGTTGCTCCTCTATCTGGCCGGCCTTAAACTGCTCGCGGGCCAGCCGATCGGCGGGCGACCGCTCTTGCTGCTGGCAGTCCTCCTCCTGATACTGGGGGTGCAACTGGTGGGCATGGGCCTGCTCGGTGAAATGGTGGCGCGGGTCTATCACGAAACGCAGCGCAAACCGATCTACATGGTCCAGCGAACGATCCATGGGGTGAAGACTGGAGGTGACTTGAGTGAGCTTCGTCAATAG
- a CDS encoding glycosyltransferase family 39 protein — translation MDWAYSASCRQASLLFLFFLIFVTAFHLWFINSGRFNLAPDEAHYWTWSKQLNWSYYSKGPMVAYLIALSTQLGGDSEFFIRLPAVLLSTGTVLLTFLLAVRLCRSTWAGLEAVLLLAAMPLAEAGSILMTIDAPLVFFWSLTLLLIHRALSADGNGWWLLAGIGLGLGLLSKYTMAAIVPQTFLYLALSRDHRFWMRRSGPYLALGVGLLLFTPVIYWNATHDLVSFRHLLEQLGAGKERVIPAKTLGEFVASQVGVVTPVLFVVLMIGLWEVGRTGLNRRSDDTSLFLFCASVPLLIVCVITSLWTKVQANWAAPAFVAAVIAVAKWRSGSSAHGVSTWRWTRGRTLFACALVSGFLVSTIGHFPHALASVGLPLPHKLDLTRRLRGWAELGTQVSAVYQEMSRSRPTFVFSDRYQVASEVMFYVPAHPNTYNIQLGRRMNQFDIWGGTDEVRGWDAIFVTDRPDPPDAVLRSFDTVKPERLTHLSKVGQSRTLSSWSIFRCYGFRGFPPAQQLGY, via the coding sequence ATGGATTGGGCGTACTCAGCGAGTTGCCGGCAGGCGTCGCTGTTGTTCCTATTCTTCCTTATTTTCGTGACCGCCTTTCACCTTTGGTTCATCAACTCAGGCCGGTTCAATCTGGCGCCCGATGAGGCGCACTATTGGACCTGGTCGAAGCAACTGAACTGGAGTTACTATAGTAAAGGGCCGATGGTGGCCTACCTCATCGCCCTGTCTACCCAATTGGGGGGTGACAGCGAATTCTTCATTCGGCTTCCTGCAGTCCTGCTGTCAACTGGAACCGTCCTCCTCACGTTTCTGTTGGCGGTTCGGCTCTGTCGCTCCACATGGGCCGGCTTGGAAGCGGTGCTGCTCCTCGCCGCCATGCCGCTCGCCGAGGCGGGTTCAATCTTGATGACGATCGATGCGCCGCTGGTATTCTTCTGGTCGCTCACGCTATTGTTGATCCACCGCGCGCTCTCGGCGGACGGGAACGGCTGGTGGCTCCTTGCGGGAATCGGCCTCGGCCTTGGTCTGCTCAGTAAATACACGATGGCAGCCATCGTACCACAGACCTTCCTGTATCTTGCATTGTCCCGGGACCATCGGTTCTGGATGCGGCGGTCAGGTCCCTACCTCGCTCTCGGTGTGGGACTCCTCCTCTTTACCCCTGTCATATATTGGAACGCAACGCACGACCTGGTCTCGTTTCGCCACCTCCTGGAGCAGCTTGGAGCAGGAAAGGAGAGAGTTATACCGGCAAAGACTCTGGGGGAGTTTGTAGCATCCCAGGTGGGTGTGGTCACCCCCGTACTGTTCGTTGTGCTCATGATCGGGCTGTGGGAGGTCGGACGAACCGGGCTTAACCGACGCAGTGATGACACGTCACTTTTTCTCTTTTGCGCCTCGGTACCCCTGCTGATCGTCTGCGTCATCACCAGCCTGTGGACAAAGGTACAGGCGAACTGGGCCGCGCCAGCTTTTGTTGCTGCGGTCATCGCTGTCGCCAAGTGGCGATCAGGCTCATCTGCCCATGGTGTCTCTACCTGGCGATGGACGCGCGGTCGTACGCTTTTCGCCTGCGCGTTGGTAAGCGGGTTCCTTGTCAGCACCATTGGTCACTTTCCGCACGCCCTTGCCTCGGTTGGCCTTCCGCTCCCTCACAAGCTCGATCTGACACGGCGCCTTAGAGGATGGGCAGAACTGGGAACGCAGGTCAGCGCAGTCTATCAGGAGATGAGCCGAAGCAGACCGACGTTCGTCTTCAGCGACCGGTATCAGGTTGCCAGCGAGGTGATGTTCTATGTGCCGGCCCACCCGAACACATATAACATCCAGCTCGGGCGGCGAATGAACCAGTTTGACATATGGGGAGGAACCGACGAGGTTCGGGGTTGGGACGCCATCTTCGTGACAGATCGGCCTGATCCTCCTGATGCCGTTCTTCGCTCCTTCGACACGGTGAAACCGGAGCGACTGACTCACCTCTCGAAGGTCGGCCAGTCGCGTACCCTTAGCTCGTGGTCAATCTTTCGCTGTTACGGTTTCCGGGGGTTCCCTCCGGCTCAGCAGCTCGGGTACTAA
- the purE gene encoding 5-(carboxyamino)imidazole ribonucleotide mutase: MATQPIVGIVMGSDSDLAVMELTAKALERFGIPFELKISSAHRSLHATLDYVRQAETRGIRVIIAGAGAAAHLAGVIAGQTTLPVIGVPLASSSLKGLDALLSVVQMPGGVPVATMAIGEAGAKNAGVLAARILALSDEALRHKLESFKEALASEVEEKDRALQKRRS; this comes from the coding sequence ATGGCAACGCAACCGATAGTTGGGATCGTCATGGGCAGCGACTCCGATCTGGCAGTGATGGAACTCACCGCCAAGGCGCTGGAGCGGTTTGGAATTCCGTTCGAGCTCAAAATCAGCTCCGCCCATCGTTCCCTCCACGCGACCCTGGACTATGTCCGGCAAGCCGAGACGAGAGGAATCAGGGTCATCATCGCCGGGGCCGGGGCAGCGGCTCACCTCGCCGGCGTCATTGCAGGCCAGACCACTCTGCCGGTTATCGGGGTGCCACTGGCCTCGAGTTCGCTCAAGGGTCTGGACGCGCTTCTTTCCGTCGTCCAGATGCCCGGGGGTGTTCCGGTTGCAACTATGGCCATCGGCGAGGCAGGGGCAAAGAACGCCGGTGTCCTCGCTGCGCGGATTTTGGCGCTGTCGGATGAGGCCCTCCGACACAAGCTGGAATCATTCAAAGAGGCTCTGGCCTCAGAAGTGGAGGAAAAAGATCGCGCGCTCCAGAAGCGCCGCTCCTGA
- the purD gene encoding phosphoribosylamine--glycine ligase has translation MQVLVIGAGGREHALAWKIAQSPKVTKVWAAPGNAGMSDVAECVQISASDIRLLADFAERKRIDLTVVGPELPLTLGIVDEFERRGLRIFGPRKDAAIVEGSKVFAKSFMKKYHIPTGFFQSFDRAEEAKRYIREIGTPLVVKADGLAAGKGVIVCSDLSEALDAVNKIMEERLFGNAGERVVIEEYLEGEEVSFHTLTDGETVLPLASSQDHKRVFNDDQGPNTGGMGAYSPAPVITDSIQQQIMERVMIPAVTGMATEGRPYKGVLYAGLMISAGEIKVLEFNARLGDPEAQPLLLRMKSDLVPLLEAVVDGRLRDQTIDWKPDASVCVVMASKGYPGPYEQGALIAGLEEAAAEPGVMIFHAGTSRTNDQVLTGGGRVLGVTGLGQDLQGAIATTYRAVKKIHWEGAHYRTDIGGRALARVS, from the coding sequence ATGCAGGTTCTTGTGATCGGCGCGGGCGGTCGAGAACACGCCCTCGCATGGAAGATCGCCCAGAGTCCGAAGGTGACGAAGGTCTGGGCCGCGCCGGGAAACGCCGGGATGAGCGATGTGGCGGAATGTGTTCAGATCAGCGCCTCCGACATCCGCCTCCTGGCTGATTTCGCTGAGCGAAAACGGATCGACCTCACCGTCGTAGGGCCTGAGCTGCCCCTTACCCTCGGCATCGTAGATGAATTCGAGCGCCGCGGACTCCGTATCTTCGGACCCCGGAAGGATGCCGCCATCGTTGAGGGAAGCAAGGTCTTCGCCAAGAGCTTCATGAAAAAATACCATATCCCCACCGGCTTCTTTCAGTCATTTGACCGGGCAGAGGAGGCCAAGCGATACATCCGAGAGATCGGCACCCCCCTGGTCGTGAAGGCCGATGGCCTGGCGGCGGGCAAGGGGGTCATCGTCTGTTCCGATCTGTCCGAGGCGCTGGATGCGGTGAACAAGATCATGGAAGAGCGTCTCTTTGGCAACGCCGGCGAGCGGGTCGTAATCGAGGAGTACCTGGAGGGAGAGGAGGTCTCCTTCCACACCTTGACTGACGGAGAGACCGTCTTGCCGCTGGCATCATCCCAGGATCATAAACGCGTGTTCAATGACGACCAGGGTCCCAATACCGGCGGCATGGGCGCCTACTCTCCCGCGCCGGTCATCACCGACTCGATCCAACAGCAGATTATGGAACGGGTCATGATCCCGGCCGTCACAGGGATGGCAACCGAAGGACGACCGTACAAAGGCGTCCTCTATGCCGGCCTGATGATCAGCGCGGGCGAGATCAAGGTGCTCGAGTTCAACGCGAGACTCGGCGATCCCGAAGCGCAGCCGCTGCTTCTACGAATGAAGTCCGACCTGGTTCCGCTGCTGGAGGCCGTCGTGGACGGCCGACTGCGGGACCAGACGATCGACTGGAAGCCGGACGCCAGCGTCTGCGTGGTCATGGCCTCAAAAGGCTATCCCGGCCCGTACGAACAGGGTGCCCTGATCGCCGGGCTCGAAGAAGCGGCTGCCGAGCCTGGCGTCATGATCTTCCACGCCGGAACCAGCCGTACAAACGACCAAGTCCTCACCGGCGGCGGACGGGTTCTTGGTGTCACCGGCCTCGGGCAAGACCTCCAAGGGGCGATCGCCACCACGTACCGGGCGGTGAAGAAGATCCATTGGGAGGGCGCGCACTACCGGACCGACATCGGCGGCCGCGCCCTCGCCAGAGTCTCATAA
- the purH gene encoding bifunctional phosphoribosylaminoimidazolecarboxamide formyltransferase/IMP cyclohydrolase, which produces MTMSDGRTNDQGLVRVRRALISVSDKAGLIELASTLQNLSIEIISTGGTARTLREANIPVVDVADITGFPEMLDGRVKTLHPRIHAGILARRRDPEHQRQLQELGISPIDLVIINLYPFEATISKVGATLEEAIEQIDIGGPSLIRAAAKNFEDVAIVVDPTDYTAVSAELQQGQGRLSRTRRLHLATKAFEHVARYDTLIAAYLKGQCGEAGPFAFPDLLDLRLVRLKQLRYGENPHQQAALYGDALASEPSVATATQLQGKELSFNNLVDLDAAFALAKEFDEPVAVVVKHTNPCGVGIGSRLSEAYQRAQAADPTSAYGGVLGLNRPVDAETARELAATFVEAVVAPGYHATALAILREKKALRLLLIESWPPTTRPDHTARELRPIVGGMLAQERDQIDLDPGPLRVATRRKPTDAEMQALRFAWKVAKHVKSNAIVLTNTCATVGIGAGQMSRVDACRLAVMKAVSSTKGTVLASDAFFPFRDGVDVAAEAGVTAIIQPGGSIRDAEVIQAADEAGIAMVFTGIRHFRH; this is translated from the coding sequence ATGACAATGTCGGACGGACGAACGAACGATCAGGGGTTGGTGCGGGTCCGGCGGGCCTTAATCAGCGTCTCCGATAAGGCCGGGCTGATTGAACTGGCATCAACCCTACAGAATCTGTCCATCGAGATCATCTCTACCGGGGGAACGGCGCGCACCCTGCGTGAAGCCAATATCCCGGTGGTAGATGTGGCCGACATCACGGGCTTCCCCGAAATGTTGGACGGGCGAGTCAAAACACTCCATCCGAGGATTCATGCCGGCATCTTGGCGCGACGGCGCGACCCCGAGCACCAGCGGCAACTGCAAGAACTCGGCATTTCACCTATCGACCTTGTGATCATCAACCTGTACCCTTTCGAGGCCACCATCTCCAAGGTCGGCGCTACGCTGGAGGAGGCCATCGAGCAGATCGATATCGGCGGCCCAAGCCTCATTCGGGCTGCTGCAAAGAATTTTGAGGATGTTGCGATTGTCGTTGATCCGACCGATTACACTGCGGTCAGTGCAGAACTCCAGCAAGGACAGGGCCGCCTATCGCGGACCCGCCGGTTGCATTTAGCGACGAAGGCCTTCGAGCACGTGGCGCGTTACGATACACTGATCGCCGCGTATCTGAAGGGGCAATGTGGTGAGGCGGGTCCATTCGCGTTCCCGGATCTCCTCGATCTTCGCCTGGTCAGGCTGAAGCAACTTCGTTACGGCGAGAACCCGCACCAGCAGGCTGCCCTGTACGGCGACGCCCTCGCGAGTGAACCTTCTGTGGCGACGGCCACACAGCTTCAGGGGAAGGAACTCTCGTTCAACAACCTCGTGGACCTTGACGCAGCCTTCGCCCTGGCTAAAGAGTTTGATGAGCCTGTCGCGGTCGTTGTCAAGCACACGAATCCCTGTGGGGTCGGCATCGGTTCCCGGCTGAGTGAGGCGTATCAGCGCGCCCAGGCCGCAGATCCAACCTCAGCCTACGGCGGGGTCCTCGGCCTCAACCGCCCGGTGGATGCTGAGACCGCGCGGGAGCTCGCTGCCACCTTTGTGGAGGCGGTTGTTGCGCCGGGATACCATGCGACGGCGCTTGCCATCCTTCGAGAAAAGAAGGCGCTTCGGCTTTTACTGATCGAGTCTTGGCCGCCAACGACGCGCCCTGATCACACGGCCCGTGAACTGCGGCCGATCGTTGGAGGGATGCTCGCGCAGGAGCGTGATCAGATCGACCTGGACCCCGGCCCCCTCCGTGTGGCAACTCGCCGCAAGCCCACTGATGCCGAAATGCAAGCCCTTCGGTTCGCCTGGAAGGTGGCTAAGCATGTAAAGTCCAACGCAATCGTCCTGACAAACACCTGCGCTACGGTGGGGATCGGCGCCGGACAGATGAGCCGGGTCGATGCCTGCCGGCTGGCTGTCATGAAGGCCGTCTCATCCACCAAGGGAACGGTCCTCGCATCCGACGCCTTCTTTCCGTTTCGGGACGGGGTGGACGTGGCGGCTGAGGCGGGCGTGACCGCGATCATCCAGCCTGGCGGCTCGATCCGCGATGCTGAGGTAATCCAAGCAGCGGATGAGGCCGGCATCGCGATGGTCTTCACCGGTATTCGACACTTCCGCCATTGA
- a CDS encoding phosphoribosylglycinamide formyltransferase → MQKRLRLGVLASGRGSNLQAIIDASKAGKIDALVAIVISDVAAAHALERARQYGIETAFVDPSLHHTREEFDGAVIDLLRKHDVGLVCLAGFMRLLSPHFIREYRNRIMNIHPALLPAFHGLHAQRQALWYGAKVSGCTVHFVDEGIDTGPIIMQAAVPVLDEDTEESLSARILTYEHQIYSRAIQLFAEGWLEVRDRRVFCHGTDILQQHGKQAWGAMNP, encoded by the coding sequence ATGCAGAAACGGCTCAGACTTGGCGTGCTGGCCTCCGGTCGAGGAAGTAATCTACAGGCGATCATCGACGCCAGTAAAGCCGGGAAGATCGATGCGCTCGTCGCCATCGTTATCAGTGACGTGGCAGCGGCTCACGCCCTCGAACGGGCTCGCCAATATGGAATCGAGACAGCTTTTGTCGATCCATCTCTGCACCACACGCGTGAAGAGTTCGATGGGGCGGTTATCGATCTGCTGCGCAAACACGATGTAGGGCTGGTCTGCCTGGCCGGGTTCATGCGTCTACTGAGCCCTCATTTCATTCGGGAGTATCGCAACAGGATCATGAATATTCACCCGGCGCTCCTTCCAGCCTTCCACGGGCTGCACGCCCAGCGCCAGGCGCTTTGGTACGGCGCAAAAGTCTCCGGCTGCACTGTTCACTTTGTGGACGAGGGAATCGATACCGGCCCCATCATTATGCAGGCGGCGGTCCCCGTACTGGACGAGGATACCGAAGAGTCGCTCTCGGCTCGTATCCTCACATACGAACACCAGATCTACTCGCGGGCGATTCAACTCTTCGCCGAAGGGTGGCTGGAGGTTCGCGATCGCCGGGTATTCTGCCATGGGACTGATATCCTACAGCAACATGGAAAGCAAGCCTGGGGAGCAATGAATCCATGA